The Parambassis ranga chromosome 14, fParRan2.1, whole genome shotgun sequence genome includes a window with the following:
- the LOC114445817 gene encoding moesin-like isoform X1 produces the protein MPKTISVRVTTMDAELEFAIQPNTTGKQLFDQVVKTIGLREVWYFGLQYQDTKGFSTWLKLNKKVTAQDVRKESPLLFKFRAKFFPEDVSEELIQDATQRLFFLQVKEGILNDDIYCPPETAVLLASYAVQAKYADYNKEVHTPGYLNSEHLLPQRVLDQHKLNKEQWEERIQVWHEEHKGLMREESMMEYLKIAQDLEMYGVNYFNIKNKKGTELWLGVDALGLNIYEQNDKMTPKIGFPWSEIRNISFNDKKFVIKPIDKKAPDFVFYAPRLRINKRILALCMGNHELYMRRRKPDTIEVQQMKAQAREEKNHKKMERALLENEKRKREVAEKEKEKIEKEKEELMERLKQIEEQTKKAQQELEEQTQRALELELERKRAHEEAERLETELRGAEDAKMALLQQSQNQMKNQEHLATELADLTSKISLLEDAKKKKEDEALQWQQKATTVQEDLEKTKEELKNKVIAAHVQEPLEAGNEHDENDESSAEASAELTAAAAYMDRSEEERMTEAEKNERLQKHLLALSSELANARDESKKTVNDMIHAENVRAGRDKYKTLRQIRSGNTKQRIDEFECM, from the exons CATTCAGCCCAACACAACAGGAAAGCAGCTCTTTGACCAG gTGGTGAAAACCATCGGCCTGCGAGAGGTTTGGTACTTTGGGCTGCAGTACCAGGATACAAAGGGTTTCTCCACATGGCTGAAGCTCAACAAGAAG GTGACAGCCCAGGATGTGAGGAAGGAAAGCCCGCTGCTGTTTAAGTTCCGTGCCAAATTCTTCCCTGAGGATGTTTCGGAGGAGTTAATCCAGGATGCCACGCAGCGGCTGTTCTTCCTGCAGGTGAAGGAGGGGATCTTAAATGATGACATCTACTGCCCTCCGGAGACAGCAGTCCTGCTGGCTTCCTACGCTGTGCAGGCCAAGTACGCTGACTACAACAAGGAAGTCCACACACCAGGTTATCTGAACAGTGAACACCTGCTCCCTCAGAG AGTTCTGGATCAGCACAAACTCAACAAGGAACAGTGGGAGGAGAGGATTCAAGTGTGGCATGAAGAACACAAAGGCTTAATGAG AGAGGAGTCCATGATGGAGTATTTGAAAATTGCTCAAGATCTGGAGATGTATGGAGTCAACTACTTCAACATCAAGAATAAGAAAGGAACAGAGCTGTGGTTGGGTGTGGACGCTTTGGGTCTCAACATTTACGAACAGAATGACAA AATGACACCTAAAATTGGATTTCCTTGGAGTGAAATAAGGAACATTTCCTTCAATGACAAAAAGTTTGTCATCAAACCAATTGACAAGAAAGCACCC GACTTTGTTTTCTATGCTCCAAGGCTGCGTATCAACAAGCGTATTCTGGCTCTGTGCATGGGCAACCACGAGCTGTACATGCGCCGCCGCAAGCCCGACACCATTGAAGTGCAGCAGATGAAGGCTCAGGCTCGGGAGGAGAAGAATCACAAAAAGATGGAGAG AGCTCTGCTGGAGaatgaaaagaggaaaagagaagttgcagagaaggagaaggaaaagattgaaaaggaaaaggaggaaTTAATGGAGAGACTAAAGCAGATCGAGGAGCAGACAAAGAAAGCCCAGCAAG agctggaggagcagacgCAGAGGGCTCTGGAGCTCGAGCTGGAGAGGAAGCGAGCTCACGAGGAGGCTGAGCGTCTGGAGACAGAGCTGAGGGGTGCTGAGGATGCCAAGATGGCGCTTCTGCAGCAGTCACAGAACCAGATGAAGAACCAAGAACACCTG GCCACAGAGCTGGCTGATCTCACCTCAAAGATTTCCCTGCTGGAAGAtgccaagaagaagaaggaagatgaGGCACTGCAGTGGCAACAGAAG GCGACCACGGTGCAGGAAGACCTGGAGAAGACCAAAGAAGAGCTTAAAAACAAAGTCATCGCAGCTCATGTCCAGGAACCCCTCGAAGCAGGGAACGAGCATGATGAGAATGACGAGAGCAGTGCAGAGGCGAGCGCCGAGCTGACGGCTGCCGCCGCTTACATGGACCGCAGCGAAGAGGAGCGAATGACCGAGGCAGAGAAGAATGAACGCCTGCAGAAACATCTACTT GCTTTAAGCTCTGAGCTGGCCAACGCTCGGGACGAGAGCAAGAAAACGGTGAACGACATGATCCACGCAGAGAACGTGCGAGCAGGACGAGACAAGTACAAGACCCTCAGACAGATCCGTTCAGGGAACACCAAACAGCGCATTGATGAGTTTGAATGCATGTGA
- the LOC114445817 gene encoding moesin-like isoform X2 — protein MLNWSSPFSPTQQESSSLTRVLDQHKLNKEQWEERIQVWHEEHKGLMREESMMEYLKIAQDLEMYGVNYFNIKNKKGTELWLGVDALGLNIYEQNDKMTPKIGFPWSEIRNISFNDKKFVIKPIDKKAPDFVFYAPRLRINKRILALCMGNHELYMRRRKPDTIEVQQMKAQAREEKNHKKMERALLENEKRKREVAEKEKEKIEKEKEELMERLKQIEEQTKKAQQELEEQTQRALELELERKRAHEEAERLETELRGAEDAKMALLQQSQNQMKNQEHLATELADLTSKISLLEDAKKKKEDEALQWQQKATTVQEDLEKTKEELKNKVIAAHVQEPLEAGNEHDENDESSAEASAELTAAAAYMDRSEEERMTEAEKNERLQKHLLALSSELANARDESKKTVNDMIHAENVRAGRDKYKTLRQIRSGNTKQRIDEFECM, from the exons CATTCAGCCCAACACAACAGGAAAGCAGCTCTTTGACCAG AGTTCTGGATCAGCACAAACTCAACAAGGAACAGTGGGAGGAGAGGATTCAAGTGTGGCATGAAGAACACAAAGGCTTAATGAG AGAGGAGTCCATGATGGAGTATTTGAAAATTGCTCAAGATCTGGAGATGTATGGAGTCAACTACTTCAACATCAAGAATAAGAAAGGAACAGAGCTGTGGTTGGGTGTGGACGCTTTGGGTCTCAACATTTACGAACAGAATGACAA AATGACACCTAAAATTGGATTTCCTTGGAGTGAAATAAGGAACATTTCCTTCAATGACAAAAAGTTTGTCATCAAACCAATTGACAAGAAAGCACCC GACTTTGTTTTCTATGCTCCAAGGCTGCGTATCAACAAGCGTATTCTGGCTCTGTGCATGGGCAACCACGAGCTGTACATGCGCCGCCGCAAGCCCGACACCATTGAAGTGCAGCAGATGAAGGCTCAGGCTCGGGAGGAGAAGAATCACAAAAAGATGGAGAG AGCTCTGCTGGAGaatgaaaagaggaaaagagaagttgcagagaaggagaaggaaaagattgaaaaggaaaaggaggaaTTAATGGAGAGACTAAAGCAGATCGAGGAGCAGACAAAGAAAGCCCAGCAAG agctggaggagcagacgCAGAGGGCTCTGGAGCTCGAGCTGGAGAGGAAGCGAGCTCACGAGGAGGCTGAGCGTCTGGAGACAGAGCTGAGGGGTGCTGAGGATGCCAAGATGGCGCTTCTGCAGCAGTCACAGAACCAGATGAAGAACCAAGAACACCTG GCCACAGAGCTGGCTGATCTCACCTCAAAGATTTCCCTGCTGGAAGAtgccaagaagaagaaggaagatgaGGCACTGCAGTGGCAACAGAAG GCGACCACGGTGCAGGAAGACCTGGAGAAGACCAAAGAAGAGCTTAAAAACAAAGTCATCGCAGCTCATGTCCAGGAACCCCTCGAAGCAGGGAACGAGCATGATGAGAATGACGAGAGCAGTGCAGAGGCGAGCGCCGAGCTGACGGCTGCCGCCGCTTACATGGACCGCAGCGAAGAGGAGCGAATGACCGAGGCAGAGAAGAATGAACGCCTGCAGAAACATCTACTT GCTTTAAGCTCTGAGCTGGCCAACGCTCGGGACGAGAGCAAGAAAACGGTGAACGACATGATCCACGCAGAGAACGTGCGAGCAGGACGAGACAAGTACAAGACCCTCAGACAGATCCGTTCAGGGAACACCAAACAGCGCATTGATGAGTTTGAATGCATGTGA